One part of the Ranitomeya imitator isolate aRanImi1 chromosome 10, aRanImi1.pri, whole genome shotgun sequence genome encodes these proteins:
- the LOC138651656 gene encoding protein kinase C and casein kinase substrate in neurons protein 1-like, translating into MSVIYSEVAVEEPTSDSFWMPNNYSSSVKRMDEGYRLCDDIVACFQDRAKIEKQYSLQMEEWVRRWKPIVDASPMYGSLLRAWQSFMTATERLSELHVQIQKTLMTDDTEKIRNWQKEKYHRKIFGGFKESCEIENGFHKAQKPWAKKLKKLEKAKSSYHKACKKEHLASVRENNGKINPELSLEKQKKLTEDHEKCKQDKEKVKQRYEKSLQELNKYNPKYMEEMETVFDQSQQQEQKKIVFFKQALHSIHKHLDITNNESIMTVYGDLNQAITVVSDQDDLKWWRNKHGPGMLMNWPQLEEWSPDVEQQIVKKKKVKEEKVKLYSVTPTESSMNKAPVNVPGVRVRAVYDYSGQESDELSFKAGDELTKIEDEDEQGWCKGVTDRGQVGLYPANYVEVITG; encoded by the exons ATGTCGGTGATCTACAGTGAAGTCGCGGTTGAGGAACCAACCAGCGACAGCTTCTGGATG CCAAATAATTACAGCAGCAGCGTAAAGCGGATGGATGAAGGATACCGGCTGTGCGATGATATTGTAGCCTGTTTCCAAGACAGAGCCAAGATAGAGAAGCAATATTCACTACAGATGGAAGAATGGGTCCGCAGATGGAAACCAATAGTGGATGCCA GTCCCATGTACGGCTCCCTCTTACGTGCCTGGCAGTCTTTCATGACAGCGACTGAGCGGCTCAGCGAGCTGCACGTGCAGATCCAGAAGACACTAATGACAGACGACACAGAGAAAATCCGCAACTGGCAAAAGGAGAAGTATCACCGCAAAATCTTCGGTGGATTCAAGGAATCTTGCGAAATAGAAAACGGCTTCCATAAAGCCCAAAAACCCTGGGCCAAAAAGTTGAAAAAG cttgaGAAAGCAAAATCATCCTATCACAAAGCCTGTAAGAAGGAACATTTAGCGAGTGTCCGAGAGAACAACGGAAAGATTAATCCGGAATTGTCTTTAGAGAAACAAAAGAAACTTACAGAAGATCACGAGAAATGTAAACAGGATAAAGAAAAG GTAAAacaaagatatgaaaaatccttgcaAGAACTCAATAAATATAATCCCAAATACATGGAAGAAATGGAAACTGTGTTCGACCAAAGCCAGCAACAAGAGCAGAAGAAAATTGTATTTTTCAAACAGGCTCTTCACTCCATACACAAGCACCTGGACATCACTAATAACGAGAG TATTATGACGGTATACGGCGATTTGAACCAGGCTATAACAGTGGTCAGCGACCAGGATGATTTAAAGTGGTGGAGGAATAAACATGGCCCCGGGATGTTAATGAACTGGCCCCAGCTGGAG GAGTGGAGTCCGGACGTTGAGCAAcagatagtaaaaaagaagaaagtGAAAGAGGAAAAAGTGAAGTTGTACAGTGTGACGCCCACGGAAAGCAG TATGAATAAAGCACCAGTAAATGTCCCCGGAGTCCGCGTACGAGCCGTCTATGATTATTCAGGACAGGAGTCTGATGAGCTCAGTTTTAAAGCAG GTGACGAACTGACGAAGATTGAAGATGAGGACGAGCAAGGCTGGTGTAAAGGGGTGACCGATCGTGGCCAGGTGGGCCTCTATCCGGCCAACTATGTGGAAGTCATCACCGGGTAG